The window TGGACGGTGGCGGCAACTTCTACGGTCGCCGGGTGGCCATCGACTTCGTCGAGCGGTTGCGCGGGATGTGGAAGTTCGAGTCGGCCGAGCTCATGATGGCCGAGATCGACCGCGACATCTCGCGCACGCACGCCATTCTCGGCACGTCCCCGGTCGAGGCCTGACCGCCCGTCAGCGTGCTGTCTACGGTGGGGTGATGTCCTACCTGCCGGGTCGACGACCCCTGCTGCTGCTGGAGCTCGACCTCACCCGCGCGCCGGCGGAGTCCGGTGGTGACGGTGTGCTCGGCCGGCTCGCCGGGCGCGCCGGCCACCAGCTCCGACCGGCCCTGCGGGCGCTGCACGAGGCGGCCGACTACCCCCGGGTGGGTGGACTCATCGCGAAGGTCGGCGGCCCGCTGCCGTGGGCGGTGATGCAGGAGCTGCGGCTCGCCGTCCGTGCGTTCGCGGCCGGCGGCAAGCCGACGGTGGCGTGGGCCGAGAGTTTCGGTGAGGGCACCGGCGACACCGCCGGGTACGTCCTGGCGACCGCGTTCGACCGGATCTGGCTGCAGCCCGGCGGCGGGCTCGGCCTGCTCGGGGTCGGCATCGAGACCACGTTCGTCAGGGGCGCACTCGACCGGCTCGGCGTCGAGCCGCAGCTCGAGCAACGCCGGGAGTTCAAGAACGCCGCCGATCAGGTCCTGCGGACGGAGTTCACCGAGGCGCACCGCACCGCGTCCGATCGGCTCGCGGAGTCGCTGTTCGACGGCGGCGTCGCGATGATCGCCGCCGGCCGCGGGATGGCCCCGTCGCGGGTGCGGGAGCTGACCGACACCGGCCCGCGGACCGCCGCGGAGGCGCTCGACGTCCGGCTGGTCGACGAGCTGGGGTACCGCGACCAGGCGTACGCGGCGATCCGCGCCACCATCGGCAGGCCCAGCGAGCTGCTCTTCGCCGACCGCTGGCGTCCCCGTCGGCGGCTCCGCCTGCCGGCCCGCTCCCGCAGGCACGTGGCGCTGGTGGACATCCGCGGCGGCATCGTCTCCGGCCGCTCCCGCCGCACCCCGATGGGCCGTCAGGTCGGCAGCGACTCGGTGTCCGCCGCCCTGCGGGCCGC is drawn from Nakamurella deserti and contains these coding sequences:
- the sppA gene encoding signal peptide peptidase SppA, encoding MSYLPGRRPLLLLELDLTRAPAESGGDGVLGRLAGRAGHQLRPALRALHEAADYPRVGGLIAKVGGPLPWAVMQELRLAVRAFAAGGKPTVAWAESFGEGTGDTAGYVLATAFDRIWLQPGGGLGLLGVGIETTFVRGALDRLGVEPQLEQRREFKNAADQVLRTEFTEAHRTASDRLAESLFDGGVAMIAAGRGMAPSRVRELTDTGPRTAAEALDVRLVDELGYRDQAYAAIRATIGRPSELLFADRWRPRRRLRLPARSRRHVALVDIRGGIVSGRSRRTPMGRQVGSDSVSAALRAATDSAQVAAVVLHVDSPGGSAVASETIWREVCRVREAGKPVIVSMGSAAASGGYYVACPADVIVALPATLTGSIGVFGGKVVLRALLNRLGVNTGSVEHGSRSLMFSSRRGFTDDERERLAAAVDAVYDDFVGKVAQARGRTVAEIDEIARGRVWTGSDALGVGLVDELGGLRDAVRIARERAGLPDDAPVRRAGRISPLARLGRPTNSEDPRAVLGGLPQLGTALRMPTGAQLVMPSITIR